ATATACATAAAAGAAGTATATCCGGAGAAAGGCAATCTGTCAATAGGGCAAAGACGCTAGGCACTACATTTCAATTTCCGGCTTCCTGATTTTCTAAACCCCCATGAACACTGCATTCCTTTTTTCAAAATCCTTGTTTTCTCGGAAAAAACGGCGAAGTCGGGAGCCGCCCTCCCGTGATGGTGAGGTTTTTCAGTGAATCGATAGTGTCCACGTTTTCCAGGACCCGGGTCCTCGGCGACTGGTCAGGGAACTGGGATGCGGCCAGGGCCACGGCTCCCGTCACGAAGGGGGCTGCCATTGATGTGCCGTCCAGGGAGCTGTACAGGGATTCGGCACCGCCCACTCCCGTTTCGCCCATCATTATCCCGTTGAGGCCTGCTCCCGTACTTCCGGTCTCAAGTTCTATTTTGAACAGAAATTCCCGAGTCTTGAAACTGTCCGGGACCGAGATCCTGAAATCAATAAAATAATAGTCCGTATTCGCCGAAATCTCGTAGACTTCTGTCCATGCCGCTCCGTTGTCGGAGGAGAAGTACACCCTCAGGAAATCCTCACCCTCCATAATATCAAGGGCAGCGGGAAAGCCCAGGACAATAGGCTCTTCCAGCGTGCCCGAAAGGTCTATGGCATCCTTCGGCAGGATCCATGACGTATTGTCCGTTTCGTATCCGCTCATCAATACCGGGCGCGAATCAAACGTTCCGGCCGACCATCCGTCCACGGAACCTTCCTCCGCCCCGTGGATCCACCGGGCGATATCCGATACGTCGTCAAAGAACGGATCCCCTGCCGAAGGGGTATACGACGTGTAGCTGCTGAGAATTCCCTCTCCCGGTGCTGCGAGGTGTACCGTATTCTTGCCGAAGTTCGAGAAATCCGCCAGGGTATCGTATTTGTCCGTCGCCGCCACCGAGATGATGTTCGGCAGGTCATAGCATGCCGGGTACGACGGCATCAGGTCGTTGTTGTTCGACTCGTTTCCCGCCGCCGCCACAAAAATGATTCCTTTGTTCGCAAGGCCGGAAATCGCGTTCTGCTGGACGAGTGAAGATGCATATCCCCCGTACGACCCGTTGACCACAGCGATGTCCACACCGGCGTCTTTCTTTTCGAGGATCCAGTCCATGGCGGCAATTTCGGCGCTGGTAAACACTCTGCC
This window of the Aminivibrio pyruvatiphilus genome carries:
- a CDS encoding S8 family serine peptidase, translating into MISSGCAFASIPEGAEYVPGEALVMFKTGASSSSASLAAASVNASDHRVFAALSRTVGKQVMLVRSPGTATEELIARLGSMPDVEAAEPNYIRRVFATVPNDTYFGNQWGLSNTGSSGGVRGADVSAPDGWDIRNAAHGKVVAILDTGADLSHPDLAANLWTDGSGKSGYDFVNNDDDPEDDNGHGTHVAGIIGAVGNNGLGVSGVAWNVKMIPLKIGDGVGRVFTSAEIAAMDWILEKKDAGVDIAVVNGSYGGYASSLVQQNAISGLANKGIIFVAAAGNESNNNDLMPSYPACYDLPNIISVAATDKYDTLADFSNFGKNTVHLAAPGEGILSSYTSYTPSAGDPFFDDVSDIARWIHGAEEGSVDGWSAGTFDSRPVLMSGYETDNTSWILPKDAIDLSGTLEEPIVLGFPAALDIMEGEDFLRVYFSSDNGAAWTEVYEISANTDYYFIDFRISVPDSFKTREFLFKIELETGSTGAGLNGIMMGETGVGGAESLYSSLDGTSMAAPFVTGAVALAASQFPDQSPRTRVLENVDTIDSLKNLTITGGRLPTSPFFPRKQGF